In Mycolicibacterium alvei, a single window of DNA contains:
- a CDS encoding recombinase family protein encodes MNAAAKARGALMFGYARVSTEEQAEKRNGLEAQRTTIDAEAERRGWTVEHHTDAAVTGKMIGPQLREVLELLASGQGDGLVVAKLDRLSRSIVNAANIIEAATTQGWSLVVLDLGVDLTTAAGRMVAMNLVNFAQYERELISERTRAGLAAKRARGERLGRPRLAKPGVVRRIVLDRDAGLSFTKIASALEAEGILSPAGRPNWQASTVRRIYASATAATEAEQASA; translated from the coding sequence ATGAACGCGGCAGCCAAGGCGCGGGGCGCGTTGATGTTCGGATATGCGCGTGTCAGCACCGAAGAACAAGCCGAGAAGCGCAACGGGTTGGAGGCACAGCGCACGACTATCGACGCCGAAGCCGAGCGCCGGGGCTGGACCGTGGAGCACCACACAGACGCGGCCGTCACCGGCAAGATGATCGGGCCGCAGCTGCGGGAAGTGTTGGAACTGTTGGCGTCCGGGCAAGGCGACGGCCTTGTGGTGGCGAAGCTCGACAGGCTATCGCGGTCGATAGTCAACGCCGCCAACATAATCGAAGCCGCCACCACGCAAGGTTGGTCGCTAGTCGTGTTGGACCTCGGCGTGGACCTGACGACTGCGGCGGGCCGCATGGTGGCGATGAACCTGGTCAACTTCGCACAGTACGAGCGCGAGTTGATATCAGAGCGCACGCGGGCCGGTCTCGCCGCGAAGCGGGCACGTGGTGAGCGGTTGGGCCGTCCGCGACTGGCGAAGCCGGGAGTGGTTCGACGAATCGTGTTGGACCGCGACGCCGGTCTGAGCTTCACTAAGATCGCATCCGCCTTGGAAGCCGAGGGCATCCTGTCGCCTGCAGGGCGACCGAACTGGCAGGCCTCCACTGTGCGGCGCATCTACGCGAGCGCCACCGCCGCAACAGAAGCCGAGCAGGCCAGCGCATGA
- a CDS encoding helix-turn-helix domain-containing protein yields MRPLIRRTPDGRKVAVPSTPRQPVPQPPEQSTNGHDGGPEQTTPQGRERRVKLDPDDVRAIRADYAAGRWDQADLAYIYGVTQSTISAAISGKTWRDVTDTPREQDS; encoded by the coding sequence ATGAGGCCGCTAATCCGCCGCACACCGGACGGGCGCAAGGTCGCCGTGCCGAGCACACCCCGGCAGCCCGTGCCGCAACCGCCCGAGCAGTCCACGAACGGCCACGACGGCGGGCCGGAACAGACGACCCCGCAGGGCCGCGAGCGACGGGTGAAGCTGGACCCCGACGACGTGCGGGCGATCCGCGCCGATTACGCGGCGGGCCGGTGGGACCAGGCCGACCTCGCCTACATCTACGGCGTCACCCAATCCACCATCAGCGCCGCGATCAGCGGCAAGACCTGGCGAGACGTCACCGACACACCGAGAGAACAGGATTCATAA
- a CDS encoding bifunctional DNA primase/polymerase: MSLPERTERRKRKRRNPMYLAITNGESVPQKGLHFPDVTGMTLLEAALAYAEAGWFVLPVKSGTKNPGSVVGGRWQELSSRDPEQIREWWSENSNHGIALHCGRSGAGVFDYDMNNLDALRVMGRGDLADALLSAEAVQGTRGEGDRGHYIFLLPDDGKEYGNSAGAFTVVGEFRGKNGVIIAAPTPHPDAETKGGEYRQVRTGPVGRMPDVLRECLSEAGASADPLTDAETEALLDTHTARGECGREGCRHGVEGPVKQFRERIANGESRHDSLVRVAPWAFAEAMAGCYPAGELFGTLHSAYAAEFSADDEPERVAQLSDEYVRVVRWAMAVAQADPDRAHRNDDLPTDAELEAFWSARDILRHIYASSLAQQMDPRGVLAVHLVRAICSIPPYVTLPGTTAARASLNLHVALVGPSSGGKSSSVGVAKAAVAVTPEPEVTTLGSAEGIAKQYAYRDTKTKTIVTVTDTLLFNDTEIESVEALSKRSGNPLMSQWRKTFTGEQLGFGYADPKHRIPVRAHKYRFCQVLGIQPELAGWLLNGTQAAAGTPQRILWAPVVYSQMPRPEDLPAWPGQKVLQEWPMPVDERSTDTSGTRTKWPNLKAVDRDANENMLREHELGVPGAVGALIREARYRFHHGEVDSFGGHSTLTRLKVAAGLMWLDGRTDKVTEEDWDLAGVVMRVSNSTRASVQNALATEARDTNRRRGHAEAEREDAKEDYKYDKTIARVSERIREKLRGNNGQAKARLRRQFGRDKEYVDEALARLIAVGDVELEPIEGTGNPGHRVWLKAGR; this comes from the coding sequence GTGAGCTTACCTGAACGGACAGAACGCCGAAAGCGCAAGCGGCGCAACCCGATGTACCTAGCGATCACGAACGGTGAGTCTGTGCCGCAAAAAGGTCTGCACTTTCCGGACGTGACCGGCATGACTCTGTTGGAAGCGGCCTTGGCCTATGCCGAGGCGGGGTGGTTCGTGTTGCCGGTGAAGAGTGGCACCAAGAACCCTGGCAGTGTGGTGGGCGGTCGGTGGCAGGAGCTGTCTAGCCGCGACCCCGAGCAGATACGCGAGTGGTGGTCCGAGAACTCAAATCACGGGATCGCCCTACACTGCGGCCGCTCTGGTGCTGGGGTGTTCGACTACGACATGAACAACCTGGACGCTCTGAGGGTCATGGGTCGCGGCGACCTGGCTGACGCTCTGTTGAGTGCCGAGGCGGTGCAGGGCACGCGCGGCGAGGGCGACCGAGGGCACTACATCTTCTTGCTACCCGACGACGGCAAGGAGTACGGCAACAGCGCTGGCGCGTTCACCGTCGTCGGAGAGTTCCGGGGTAAGAACGGCGTCATCATCGCCGCCCCGACACCACACCCCGACGCCGAGACCAAAGGCGGGGAGTACCGACAGGTCAGGACCGGCCCGGTGGGGCGGATGCCGGACGTGTTGCGGGAGTGTTTGTCCGAGGCGGGGGCGAGCGCCGACCCGCTGACCGATGCGGAGACGGAAGCGCTTCTCGACACACACACCGCGCGGGGCGAGTGTGGCCGGGAGGGATGCCGACACGGAGTCGAAGGTCCGGTGAAGCAGTTCCGCGAGCGCATTGCGAACGGCGAAAGCCGCCACGACAGCCTCGTGAGAGTTGCGCCGTGGGCTTTCGCGGAGGCGATGGCCGGCTGCTATCCGGCGGGCGAGTTGTTCGGCACGCTGCACTCGGCCTACGCAGCAGAGTTCAGCGCCGACGACGAGCCCGAGCGAGTGGCTCAGTTGAGCGACGAGTACGTGCGGGTCGTGCGGTGGGCGATGGCCGTCGCGCAGGCTGACCCAGACCGGGCTCACCGCAATGATGACTTGCCGACCGATGCGGAGTTGGAGGCGTTCTGGTCGGCACGGGACATCCTGCGCCACATATACGCGTCGTCGTTGGCGCAGCAGATGGACCCGCGTGGTGTCTTGGCGGTGCACCTTGTGCGTGCGATCTGCTCGATACCGCCGTATGTGACGCTGCCGGGAACCACTGCGGCGCGTGCAAGCCTGAATCTTCACGTAGCTTTGGTGGGTCCGAGTAGCGGCGGCAAGAGCAGTTCGGTTGGTGTCGCCAAGGCAGCGGTCGCGGTGACACCGGAACCTGAAGTGACGACGCTCGGCAGCGCGGAGGGGATCGCTAAGCAATACGCCTACCGCGACACCAAGACCAAGACCATAGTGACCGTGACAGACACGCTGCTGTTCAACGACACGGAGATCGAATCTGTTGAGGCGCTGTCGAAGCGGTCCGGCAACCCGCTGATGAGCCAGTGGCGCAAGACCTTCACCGGCGAACAACTTGGCTTTGGCTACGCCGACCCCAAGCATCGGATACCCGTGCGCGCCCACAAGTATCGGTTCTGCCAAGTTCTCGGGATTCAACCGGAACTGGCGGGATGGCTACTCAACGGAACGCAAGCGGCAGCTGGTACGCCGCAACGCATCCTGTGGGCGCCGGTCGTCTACTCACAGATGCCGCGACCAGAGGACCTGCCCGCCTGGCCGGGGCAGAAAGTGTTGCAGGAGTGGCCTATGCCGGTAGATGAACGCAGCACCGATACATCTGGCACGAGGACCAAGTGGCCGAATCTGAAGGCTGTCGACCGGGACGCGAACGAAAACATGTTGCGGGAACACGAGTTAGGGGTACCGGGGGCTGTGGGCGCGTTGATCCGTGAGGCCCGTTACAGGTTCCACCACGGTGAGGTCGACAGTTTTGGCGGCCATTCGACGCTGACGCGGTTGAAGGTCGCTGCGGGACTCATGTGGCTAGACGGCCGGACCGACAAAGTCACCGAGGAGGACTGGGACCTAGCCGGGGTCGTGATGAGGGTGTCGAACTCGACGCGTGCGAGCGTGCAGAATGCTTTGGCCACCGAGGCGAGGGACACGAACAGGCGACGTGGACACGCAGAGGCTGAACGCGAGGACGCCAAAGAGGACTACAAGTACGACAAGACCATTGCGCGAGTGTCCGAGCGGATACGAGAGAAGCTGCGTGGCAACAACGGACAAGCCAAGGCGAGGTTGCGGCGACAGTTTGGCCGCGACAAGGAGTATGTGGACGAGGCTCTCGCGCGACTTATTGCAGTCGGCGACGTTGAACTAGAACCCATTGAAGGCACAGGGAATCCGGGCCACCGAGTGTGGCTGAAGGCGGGCCGATGA
- a CDS encoding ammonium transporter produces MPEIDPAATAWLLASTALVLLMTPGLAIFYGGMVRTTGVLNMIMMSFISIPLVTVAWLLVGYTLAFSEDAGGGLIGGLQHFGMLGITPGTVHGAVPELLFATFQLTFAIITAALVSGAIADRAKFAAWMLFVPVWAVAVYAVVAHWVWGPGGWLAGLGVLDYAGGLVVEIVSGSSALALALVLGPRIGFKQDAMRPHNLPFVLLGVGLLWFGWFGFNAGSAMAANGTAAAIFLNTLVAGCLGMLGWLTVEQVRDGKPTTFGAASGVVAGLVAITPSCGTVNTLGAVVVGLAAGVVCSFAIGLKFRFGYDDSLDVVGVHFVGGVVGVLLIGFLATEVMTQGPQGLFYGGGLTQLGKQLLGAIVVAAYAFTMSYLLAKAIDRFMGFRLSPEDETTGVDFTQHAESAYAEGVHGHLPQRRPGLFGQLGQPGGLMPRPDPAEEDSAG; encoded by the coding sequence GTGCCCGAAATCGATCCGGCCGCCACGGCCTGGCTGCTGGCCAGCACCGCGTTGGTCCTGCTGATGACCCCCGGCCTGGCCATCTTCTACGGCGGCATGGTGCGCACCACCGGCGTGCTCAACATGATCATGATGAGCTTCATCTCGATCCCGCTGGTCACGGTGGCCTGGCTGCTGGTCGGCTACACCCTGGCGTTCTCCGAGGATGCGGGTGGCGGTCTGATCGGCGGTCTGCAGCACTTCGGCATGCTGGGCATCACGCCCGGCACCGTCCACGGCGCGGTACCCGAACTGCTGTTCGCGACATTCCAGCTGACCTTCGCGATCATCACTGCCGCCCTGGTCAGCGGGGCCATCGCGGACCGCGCGAAGTTCGCCGCCTGGATGCTGTTCGTCCCGGTCTGGGCCGTCGCGGTGTACGCCGTCGTCGCGCACTGGGTCTGGGGGCCCGGTGGCTGGCTGGCCGGCCTCGGCGTCCTCGACTACGCCGGCGGCCTCGTCGTCGAGATCGTCTCCGGCTCGTCGGCCCTGGCGCTGGCCCTGGTGCTGGGGCCTCGCATCGGCTTCAAACAGGACGCGATGCGCCCGCACAACCTGCCCTTCGTGCTGCTCGGCGTCGGCCTGCTGTGGTTCGGCTGGTTCGGCTTCAACGCGGGCTCGGCGATGGCCGCCAACGGCACCGCCGCCGCGATCTTCCTCAACACCCTGGTGGCCGGCTGCCTCGGCATGCTCGGCTGGCTGACCGTCGAGCAGGTCCGCGACGGCAAGCCGACCACCTTCGGCGCGGCCTCCGGTGTGGTGGCCGGCCTGGTGGCGATCACCCCGTCGTGCGGCACGGTCAACACGCTCGGCGCGGTCGTGGTGGGCCTGGCCGCCGGCGTGGTGTGTTCCTTTGCAATCGGCCTGAAGTTCCGGTTCGGGTATGACGACTCGCTCGACGTCGTGGGCGTGCACTTCGTCGGCGGTGTGGTCGGTGTGCTGCTGATCGGATTCCTGGCCACCGAGGTGATGACCCAGGGCCCGCAGGGTCTCTTCTACGGCGGCGGGCTGACCCAGCTGGGCAAGCAGCTGCTGGGCGCCATCGTGGTGGCGGCCTACGCCTTCACCATGTCCTACCTGCTGGCCAAGGCCATCGACCGGTTCATGGGATTCCGGCTCAGCCCCGAGGACGAGACCACCGGCGTCGATTTCACCCAGCACGCCGAGTCCGCCTACGCCGAGGGCGTACACGGGCACCTGCCGCAGCGCCGTCCCGGATTGTTCGGGCAGCTGGGCCAGCCCGGGGGCCTGATGCCGCGCCCGGATCCGGCCGAAGAAGACAGTGCGGGATGA
- a CDS encoding tyrosine-type recombinase/integrase — protein MARVQKRVTTKGATTYVAKWREPDGRDRSKGGFTTKKAASDYAKNAESAAAQGLLFDPAKGKLLFRDAAAIWLESRKADTRNNAENHRYALAPAATRRGDGKTLGIDAVFGGYPLNRITREYIQAWVNRLTEAGKKPSTVRHAFWTVRMVLEQAVVDARLAKNPADYVKLPTERSTKGNKPGVVDDPAQFLTAQQVSALFDATPWPYNVLVHVAAWGGLRAAELGGLTVGNVELPDPPLNPNAPAKPGVLRVTQAVRHNGTVVEYGPLKTDQSYRRVPLTPETTALLRDYLAQHPRRDEPTAPLWPAMVLSRPRPSGVRADAADPRAAKPGVEGAPLSATAKARARRQADALAKLSVEDAEARLLLDWTQPLRHATFYKAIYRPAVLRANRTTGATVLPPELKFHALRHTYASLCVAAGIKPDKLSGRMGHANVRTTLDVYVHLFPDDDATEDMAALGALATPKPTYRGNVVPLHG, from the coding sequence ATGGCCCGAGTACAGAAGCGCGTAACCACCAAGGGCGCAACAACCTACGTGGCGAAGTGGCGGGAACCGGATGGGCGCGACCGCTCTAAGGGCGGGTTCACGACCAAGAAGGCCGCCAGCGACTACGCGAAGAACGCCGAGAGCGCGGCAGCGCAGGGACTGCTGTTCGACCCGGCCAAGGGCAAGTTGCTGTTCCGCGACGCGGCGGCGATCTGGTTGGAGTCCCGCAAAGCCGACACCCGCAACAACGCCGAGAACCACCGCTACGCGCTCGCCCCTGCCGCAACTCGTCGCGGCGACGGCAAGACGCTCGGCATTGACGCGGTGTTCGGCGGCTACCCGCTGAACAGGATCACCCGCGAGTACATTCAGGCGTGGGTCAACCGGCTCACCGAGGCGGGCAAGAAGCCGTCGACCGTGCGGCACGCGTTCTGGACGGTGCGAATGGTGTTGGAGCAGGCGGTGGTCGATGCCCGGCTGGCGAAGAACCCCGCCGATTACGTCAAGCTACCCACGGAGCGCAGCACCAAGGGCAACAAGCCCGGTGTGGTCGATGACCCGGCGCAGTTCCTCACGGCGCAGCAAGTTTCAGCACTCTTTGACGCCACGCCTTGGCCGTACAACGTGTTGGTGCATGTTGCGGCGTGGGGCGGGTTGCGGGCGGCAGAGCTCGGCGGGCTGACCGTGGGGAACGTCGAACTGCCGGACCCACCGCTGAACCCGAACGCCCCGGCGAAGCCAGGAGTACTGCGGGTAACGCAGGCGGTCCGGCACAACGGCACGGTGGTCGAGTACGGCCCGCTCAAGACGGACCAAAGCTATCGGCGGGTGCCACTGACGCCCGAGACGACGGCGCTGCTGCGGGACTACCTCGCGCAGCACCCGCGCCGCGACGAGCCGACCGCGCCGCTGTGGCCAGCTATGGTGCTGAGCCGCCCCCGGCCTAGCGGAGTCCGCGCCGACGCCGCCGACCCGCGAGCGGCCAAGCCGGGTGTGGAAGGTGCCCCGCTGAGCGCGACCGCGAAAGCCCGCGCACGACGGCAGGCCGACGCCTTGGCCAAGTTATCGGTGGAGGACGCCGAGGCGCGGTTGCTGCTCGACTGGACGCAGCCGCTACGGCACGCGACGTTCTACAAAGCCATCTACCGGCCCGCTGTGCTCCGTGCCAACCGGACGACTGGCGCGACGGTGCTGCCGCCTGAACTCAAGTTCCACGCGCTCCGCCATACCTACGCGAGCCTGTGCGTCGCGGCGGGGATCAAACCGGACAAGCTCAGCGGGCGGATGGGGCACGCCAACGTGCGGACGACGCTGGACGTGTACGTGCACCTGTTCCCCGATGACGACGCGACCGAAGACATGGCCGCGCTGGGCGCGTTGGCCACGCCGAAGCCGACCTACCGCGGAAATGTTGTGCCGCTGCACGGTTAG
- the dcd gene encoding dCTP deaminase, with protein sequence MLLSDRDIRAEIAAKRLAIEPFDDTLVQPSSVDVRLDTLFRVFNNTRYTHIDPAKQQDELTTLVEPAEGEPFVLHPGEFVLGSTLEVCTLPDDLAGRLEGKSSLGRLGLLTHSTAGFIDPGFSGHITLELSNVANLPITLWPGMKIGQLCLLRLTSPAEHPYGSDKVGSKYQGQRGPTPSRSHLNFIKSS encoded by the coding sequence GTGCTGCTCTCCGATAGGGACATCCGGGCCGAGATCGCCGCGAAACGCCTGGCCATCGAGCCGTTCGACGACACCCTGGTCCAGCCGTCGAGCGTCGACGTCCGCCTGGACACCCTGTTCCGGGTGTTCAACAACACCCGTTACACCCATATCGACCCGGCCAAACAGCAGGATGAGCTGACCACCCTGGTCGAACCCGCCGAGGGCGAGCCGTTCGTGCTGCACCCCGGTGAGTTCGTGCTCGGCTCTACGCTCGAGGTGTGCACGCTGCCCGATGACCTGGCCGGACGCCTGGAAGGTAAGTCCTCGCTGGGCCGCCTCGGATTGTTGACGCACTCGACGGCCGGGTTCATCGACCCGGGCTTCTCCGGACACATCACCCTGGAGCTCTCGAACGTCGCGAACCTGCCGATCACGTTGTGGCCGGGCATGAAGATCGGCCAGCTGTGCCTGCTGCGGCTGACCAGCCCGGCCGAGCATCCGTACGGCAGCGACAAGGTCGGCTCGAAGTACCAGGGCCAGCGTGGCCCGACGCCGTCGCGCTCGCATTTGAACTTCATCAAGTCGTCGTAA
- a CDS encoding SPW repeat domain-containing protein has translation MNSKTWIGWVAVAIGICAVVSAFAFSSTQVGEGFAFGFGAFIAFFGALSVLAHNRTPDHWGLVVVGLAMFTVPFIGNAYSYDRGASWTCWVAGSFAIILGGIAWTHDRTPTEYGITELGDSQRLRHPWSYWIGRLALIIGLASVLLGIEFHSTAAGTAVTIGLGGMIAVVAVWSLLASEPTHNFLTLAITGFALFLSPWVAAFTGDKLAWTAWVAGALATALGVAGYLRDERLDFATAVRDDSAERYRRRYR, from the coding sequence GTGAATTCGAAGACATGGATCGGCTGGGTAGCAGTAGCCATCGGCATCTGCGCTGTGGTGTCGGCGTTCGCGTTCAGTTCGACTCAGGTTGGGGAGGGATTCGCCTTCGGCTTCGGCGCATTCATCGCCTTCTTCGGGGCGCTGTCCGTCCTCGCCCACAACCGGACCCCCGATCACTGGGGCTTGGTCGTCGTCGGCCTGGCCATGTTCACCGTTCCGTTCATTGGCAACGCCTACAGCTACGACCGGGGGGCCTCCTGGACGTGCTGGGTCGCCGGGAGCTTCGCCATAATTCTCGGTGGCATCGCCTGGACGCACGATAGGACGCCGACCGAGTACGGCATCACCGAGTTGGGAGACAGCCAACGGCTGCGACACCCCTGGAGTTACTGGATCGGGCGGCTCGCGTTGATCATCGGTCTCGCCAGCGTGCTTCTGGGTATCGAGTTCCACTCGACGGCAGCCGGGACCGCAGTCACCATCGGTCTGGGCGGGATGATCGCCGTGGTCGCCGTCTGGTCGCTGCTCGCCTCCGAGCCCACCCACAACTTCCTGACGCTCGCCATCACGGGATTCGCACTATTCTTGTCGCCCTGGGTGGCGGCGTTCACCGGGGACAAACTCGCATGGACGGCCTGGGTGGCTGGTGCCCTCGCCACCGCGCTTGGCGTGGCAGGCTACCTGCGAGATGAGCGCCTAGACTTCGCAACCGCCGTCCGCGACGATTCGGCTGAGCGGTACCGCAGACGATACCGCTGA